The region GTGGAAAACTGGTGATAAAGAGAATACCATTTTGGTACCTGCAGATGTTAAAAACAAACTAAAATTAGAACTGGCTTCTGAAGGTCTACCAAAAGAAGGATATGGATTTGTTGATGCATTTAATGACAGTAGTTGGACAATGACGGATTACGAGAAAAGGGAAAGAGTTAAATACGCTCTTCAAAATGAACTTGCTTCAACAATATCTGAAATAGAAGGAATTGAAAGTGCAACGGTGTACATAGACGAGAAAGAAGACACAGGATTTATTCTAGAGGAAGACAAAAAAGATACTACTGCTTCAGTGTTTATAAAAAAGGATCAAAATAAAAATCTTCCGATTGATACTATTACAGCAATTAAAAATCTTGTTGCTGGTTCAATAAACATGGATCCTGATAATGTTCTTATTATTGATGATTCTGGTAGACTTTTAACTGAAAACAGTGATGAATCAAATTTTGTTATAACAGATCAGTACAGTATAAAACAAAATATAGAGATAAGAACAAATGAGAGCTTAAGAAGGTTCTTAGAAAATGTTTTTGGTTATGGTAATGTCGATGTAAGAACTAGTGTGAAAATGGATTTTGATAGTGAAATGACTAGTATAGTAGAATTTTCACCACCTATTGAAGGAAATGAAGAAGGGCTTATTAGAAGTATGGAAGAAGTAGAAGAACATGTAACGGATGGTGCTGAGGGTGGGGTTCCTGGTATTGAGGAAAACATGCCGGATGATTACACAATGGAAGACAATGGAAATTCTAAATACGATAAGGCGAGTCGTGCTATTAATTATGAATTAAATGAAATTAACAAAGAAATTCGTAAAGCACCAGGACAAATTGACACTATTACAGTTGCGGTTTTAATAAATAAAGATGTATTAGTTGATGGAGAAATGACTCAAGAGAAAAAAGATGAAATAAAAGATTTAATAATTGCAGCTACAGGATTAGATACTAAAGAAGTACAAGTTAGTTCTCAAGAGTTCAGTACAGGTGTTTTAGCAGAAGAAAAAGAAGAGAGGGAGTCTAATATAGCTATATGGTTAATAATTGGTGTTCTACTTGCTTTTGCTATTACTGGATTTGTTATTTATAAGAAAAGACAGGGAGAACAAGAAGAAGAAGAGATTTACGATGATTTAGAGAGAACTTTAGCTGAGGCTATTAGTCAAGAACAAGCGATAGATGAAATTAATTTTGAAGCTGAAAAATCAGAGATGAAGACTCAGATAGAAAACTTCATAGATAAGAAACCAGATGCGGTTGCACAATTGTTAAGATCATGGCTAAATGAGTAGGGGTGACAATAATGTCTAATAAAGAATTAAATGGTAAAGAAAAAGCAGCAATTCTATTGATTGCACTTGGACCTCAAAAATCAGCTGAAATATTTAAGCATTTAAATGAAGAAGAAATTGAAGAATTAACACTTCAAATTGCCAATATGAGAATGGTGTCTCCAGAAGAAAAGCAGGAAGTAATAGAAGACTTTTATCAATTATGTTTAGCTCAAGAATACATTTCTGAAGGTGGTATAAATTACGCTAAGGATGTTTTAGAGAGAGCTTTAGGAGCTGACAAGGCAGTTAACATTATAAGTAGATTGACATCATCTTTACAGGTGAGACCATTTGAATTTGTAAGGAAAGCAGATCCAAATCAACTGCTTAATTATATTCAAAACGAACATCCACAAACTATAGCA is a window of Anaerosalibacter sp. Marseille-P3206 DNA encoding:
- the fliF gene encoding flagellar basal-body MS-ring/collar protein FliF → MGDTIAQMKKQLNDFWQDMDKAKKKKLIISSILIVVGLTVLIFALTRTKYEVLYDNLSAKDAGQVTKQLDEMNIKWKTGDKENTILVPADVKNKLKLELASEGLPKEGYGFVDAFNDSSWTMTDYEKRERVKYALQNELASTISEIEGIESATVYIDEKEDTGFILEEDKKDTTASVFIKKDQNKNLPIDTITAIKNLVAGSINMDPDNVLIIDDSGRLLTENSDESNFVITDQYSIKQNIEIRTNESLRRFLENVFGYGNVDVRTSVKMDFDSEMTSIVEFSPPIEGNEEGLIRSMEEVEEHVTDGAEGGVPGIEENMPDDYTMEDNGNSKYDKASRAINYELNEINKEIRKAPGQIDTITVAVLINKDVLVDGEMTQEKKDEIKDLIIAATGLDTKEVQVSSQEFSTGVLAEEKEERESNIAIWLIIGVLLAFAITGFVIYKKRQGEQEEEEIYDDLERTLAEAISQEQAIDEINFEAEKSEMKTQIENFIDKKPDAVAQLLRSWLNE